The Hymenobacter oligotrophus genome has a window encoding:
- a CDS encoding sugar 3,4-ketoisomerase, whose protein sequence is MADPFLIEFSKIGSSMLGYISVVQNSELPFEIKRVYWTYFTPDSVVRGHHAHHDLEQIIFATSGKIVFTLEGLDNTVHEFTLDEPNVGLYIPKLFWRTIKFSHNAVLLCLASAEYTEDDYIRSYESFQQLKINHLV, encoded by the coding sequence ATGGCCGACCCTTTTCTGATTGAATTTTCCAAGATTGGCTCTTCAATGCTGGGATACATCTCAGTGGTGCAGAATAGCGAGTTGCCCTTCGAGATCAAGCGGGTTTATTGGACTTATTTTACGCCTGACTCTGTAGTACGGGGGCATCATGCTCATCACGATTTGGAGCAAATTATTTTTGCTACCAGCGGTAAAATTGTATTCACACTAGAAGGCCTAGATAATACTGTTCACGAATTTACACTTGATGAGCCGAATGTAGGGCTGTATATTCCAAAACTATTTTGGCGTACCATAAAGTTCTCGCACAATGCTGTATTGCTATGTTTGGCATCAGCCGAATATACTGAGGATGACTACATTCGAAGCTATGAGTCGTTTCAGCAATTAAAAATAAATCATTTAGTATGA